From the Anopheles coustani chromosome X, idAnoCousDA_361_x.2, whole genome shotgun sequence genome, one window contains:
- the LOC131268803 gene encoding uncharacterized protein LOC131268803, with protein MQLSKTFTLALVVLTVVLAARIRAAPQADDQAKASRNNLLLRRGNVGRPLGRTTPTTTTTTTPSPADYAEDEYADNYDEGKGEDGGDDGGDEAGGKQPTTTTTTTEAPKKIRPSIRPFRSNDDLLSALKKRRQESKNNKPVAAAPKEKVYDDEEPAPAPAAPAKTAKAPAIAPNKRRFGSGARKDDHTVTDASNDGEQSGADANGGGAGAKSLIGRLGRSRFALKQ; from the exons ATGCAGCTCTCTAAAAC ATTTACCCTAGCGCTGGTGGTGCTGACGGTGGTCCTTGCGGCGCGCATCCGAGCGGCACCACAGGCCGACGACCAGGCGAAGGCGAGCCGGAACAACCTGCTCCTGCGAAGAGGCAATGTCGGGCGACCCCTGGGAAGGACGACACCCACCACGACCACCACGACCACTCCATCCCCAGCGGACTACGCCGAG GACGAGTACGCCGACAACTACGACGAGGGCAAGGGCGAGGACGGTGGAGACGACGGTGGCGATGAGGCCGGCGGAAAGCAGccgacgacgaccaccaccacgacgGAGGCGCCGAAGAAGATCCGCCCCAGCATCCGCCCGTTCCGCAGCAACGACGATCTGCTGTCCGCGCTGAAGAAGCGCCGCCAGGAGTCGAAGAACAACAAGCCCGTCGCCG CGGCACCGAAGGAAAAGGTGTACGATGACGAGGAGCCCGCGCCGGCCCCGGCTGCCCCCGCCAAGACCGCAAAAGCTCCCGCAATCG CACCGAACAAGCGGCGATTCGGAAGTGGCGCACGAAAAGACGACCACACCGTGACGGACGCGTCGAACGACGGTGAGCAGAGCGGGGCCGACGCCAACGGAGGTGGTGCCGGGGCCAAGTCGCTGATCGGGCGCCTCGGCCGATCGCGGTTCGCGCTGAAGCAGTGA